The proteins below come from a single Cricetulus griseus strain 17A/GY chromosome 6, alternate assembly CriGri-PICRH-1.0, whole genome shotgun sequence genomic window:
- the Nanp gene encoding N-acylneuraminate-9-phosphatase — translation MGLSRVRAVFFDLDNTLIDTAGASRRGMLEVIKLLQSKYHYKEEAEIICDKVQVKLSKECFHPYSTCITDVRTSHWEEAIQETRGGADNRKLAEECYFLWKSTRLQHMTLAEDVKAMLTELRKEVRLLLLTNGDRQTQREKIEACACQSYFDAIVVGGEQKEEKPAPSIFYHCCDLLGVQPGDCVMVGDTLETDIQGGLNAGLKATVWINKSGRVPLTSSPMPHYMVSSVLELPALLQSIDCKVSMSV, via the exons ATGGGGCTGAGTCGGGTGCGCGCGGTCTTCTTTGACCTGGACAACACGCTCATCGACACGGCCGGGGCGAGCAGGAGAGGCATGTTGGAG GTAATAAAGCTCTTACAATCAAAATACCACTACAAAGAAGAGGCGGAAATCATCTGTGATAAAGTTCAAGTTAAACTCAGCAAGGAGTGCTTTCATCCATACAGTACATGCATTACAGATGTGAGGACTTCACACTGGGAAGAAGCAATCCAGGAAACCAGAGGTGGTGCTGACAATAGGAAATTGGCAGAAGAATGTTACTTTCTGTGGAAATCTACACGTTTACAGCATATGACCCTAGCAGAAGATGTCAAAGCCATGCTCACTGAACTTCGCAAAGAGGTCCGCCTACTCTTGTTAACAAAcggtgacagacagacacagagggagaagaTCGAGGCTTGTGCTTGCCAGTCTTACTTTGATGCTATTGTTGTAggaggagagcagaaagaggagaaaCCAGCACCTTCCATATTTTATCACTGCTGTGATCTCCTTGGAGTGCAGCCAGGAGACTGCGTGATGGTTGGTGACACACTAGAAACCGATATACAAGGAGGCCTCAATGCAGGACTGAAAGCCACAGTCTGGATAAACAAGAGTGGAAGGGTGCCTCTGACATCATCCCCCATGCCTCACTATATGGTTTCTTCTGTGCTAGAATTACCTGCTCTCTTACAAAGCATAGATTGCAAAGTCAGCATGTCTGTGTAA